A DNA window from Pyrus communis chromosome 3, drPyrComm1.1, whole genome shotgun sequence contains the following coding sequences:
- the LOC137729309 gene encoding uncharacterized protein: MEFHLNHSTNSPTSSASSTTTAIAPNPNPNPDSTSNSVSADDPMHSWWESISKARSRIHSLSSLLDPTLSQSLSSLADSDRPALSLLSSLQSYDAVSSALSSPLCGSGSDPLCHWLYDTFLSSDPHLRLVVFSFLPLLSGLYLSRVHSLSSDSPSLPSLAGFEAVLLAIYAAETKARNGKPVVVSIPDLSQPSLYHTPLLQKPNPLTASTAPHQSIGVLSPPLEPQVAVKSTKRACIVGVALDSYYKHISQMPTWSKIDFCRFLASWAGQDFSCLRQFGDDDTNEPDMNPGLFLEGSDEIDVVTEEMDQLTVRIEKPGSNGVHLEPKGSRIPLPWELLQPALRILGHCLLAPLNSQDVKDAASVAVRRLYARASHDLVPQAILATQSLIQLDKRTREAAKTVAAANSSSNANTPSKAKKPEVFLVSK; encoded by the coding sequence ATGGAGTTCCACCTAAACCACAGCACCAACTCCCCCACATCCTCtgcctcctccaccaccaccgccatcGCACCCAACCCCAACCCTAACCCTGATTCCACCTCCAACTCTGTCTCCGCCGACGACCCAATGCACTCCTGGTGGGAGTCTATCTCCAAAGCCCGCTCCCGCATCCACTCCTTGTCGTCACTCCTCGATCCTACCCTTTCCCAGTCCCTCTCTTCCCTCGCCGACTCCGACCGCCCCGccctctcccttctctcctccctTCAATCCTACGACGCCGTCTCTTCTGCCCTCTCCTCCCCTCTCTGCGGCTCCGGATCCGACCCCCTCTGTCACTGGCTTTACGACACCTTCCTCTCCTCCGACCCCCATCTACGCCTCGTCGTTTTCTCCTTCCTCCCCCTCCTCTCCGGCCTCTACCTCTCCCGAGtccactctctctcctctgacTCCCCCTCTCTTCCCTCCCTCGCCGGCTTCGAAGCAGTTCTCCTCGCCATCTACGCCGCCGAGACCAAGGCTCGAAACGGCAAGCCTGTCGTCGTTTCGATCCCCGATCTCTCTCAACCGTCTCTCTACCACACCCCTCTCCTCCAGAAACCCAACCCCCTCACTGCCTCCACCGCCCCCCACCAATCCATTGGGGTTTTGTCGCCGCCGCTTGAACCCCAGGTCGCGGTGAAGTCCACCAAACGTGCCTGCATCGTCGGCGTTGCCCTGGATTCCTATTACAAGCACATTTCCCAGATGCCCACTTGGTCCAAGATCGATTTTTGTCGATTCCTAGCTTCTTGGGCCGGCCAGGATTTCTCTTGTCTGCGACAATTCGGTGATGATGATACCAACGAGCCCGATATGAATCCGGGATTGTTCCTGGAGGGCAGCGATGAGATTGACGTTGTGACCGAAGAAATGGACCAGTTGACGGTGAGAATTGAGAAACCTGGTAGCAATGGTGTACATTTGGAGCCAAAGGGGTCCAGAATTCCATTACCTTGGGAGCTTTTGCAGCCTGCACTGCGAATTTTGGGGCATTGTTTGTTGGCCCCATTGAATTCTCAGGATGTTAAGGATGCAGCTTCCGTTGCAGTAAGGCGATTGTATGCGCGGGCGTCTCATGATTTGGTGCCCCAGGCAATTTTGGCTACACAGAGTCTCATTCAGCTCGATAAGAGGACACGTGAGGCTGCCAAGACTGTTGCAGCTGCTAATTCGTCTTCAAATGCTAACACCCCAAGCAAAGCTAAGAAACCAGAAGTGTTTTTGGTCTCAAAATGA